In one Arachis duranensis cultivar V14167 chromosome 9, aradu.V14167.gnm2.J7QH, whole genome shotgun sequence genomic region, the following are encoded:
- the LOC107464729 gene encoding uncharacterized protein LOC107464729: protein MEGKSIPTTMAMNAQRGRASSRDTQMITTKGNWVEEMRGSLMVVATVIATLTFQIAINPPGGVWQQDSNNQQGCASGNTCKAGTSVLATSSHDKNQRLKYEIFILLCTVSFTASQTVILFLLTGFQLRNRLVMWLLILVMCLSVICLAGAYVISIWMVMKPLDKLINKITLYYALFWAGLVTLLCLALLLRFLIWLFKAFFRFLCCC from the coding sequence ATGGAGGGAAAGTCAATACCAACAACTATGGCTATGAATGCACAGAGAGGAAGAGCATCATCAAGGGATACCCAAATGATTACAACAAAGGGAAACTGGGTTGAAGAGATGCGAGGTTCTCTAATGGTTGTAGCGACGGTTATTGCAACCCTAACTTTCCAAATTGCAATAAACCCCCCAGGGGGCGTTTGGCAACAGGACTCAAATAACCAACAGGGTTGTGCTTCTGGAAACACCTGCAAAGCTGGCACTTCTGTTTTGGCCACGTCCTCTCATGACAAAAACCAACGCTTGAAATACGAAATTTTCATACTCTTGTGCACTGTTTCTTTCACTGCATCACAGACTGTGATTCTTTTTCTGCTTACTGGCTTTCAGCTGCGTAATAGGCTGGTAATGTGGTTGTTGATTCTTGTTATGTGCCTCTCGGTTATTTGCTTGGCTGGGGCTTATGTGATCTCCATTTGGATGGTCATGAAGCCACTTGACAAGTTGATTAACAAAATCACCTTGTATTATGCCTTGTTTTGGGCTGGATTGGTTACTCTGCTTTGTCTCGCACTCTTGCTTCGCTTTCTCATCTGGCTGTTCAAGGCGTTCTTCCGGTTTTTATGTTGCTGCTAG